In one window of Streptomyces griseus subsp. griseus DNA:
- a CDS encoding Gfo/Idh/MocA family protein: protein MTAVLKAGLIGLGSMGRHHARVLAGLEGVELVGVVDPMGDKNGWAQGAPVLSTVEELIGLGIDYAVVACPTGLHEEVGLQLADAGVCALIEKPLADTVEGARRLVEAFESRDLVAGVGHIERCNPALLSLRARLEAGELGDVYQVVTRRQGPFPHRIADVGVVKDLATHDIDLTGWVTGQTYTSIAAHTVSKSGRPHEDMVSAVGQLSDGTMVNHLVNWLSPLKERFTSVTGERGCFIADTLTADLTFHSNAAVTTEWEALRAFRGVSEGDMIRYAIPKREPLLVEHELFRDAVQGKPADICTLRQGLRTVEVAASVLESATTGVTVRFPAVPEQIQGSKN, encoded by the coding sequence GTGACCGCCGTACTGAAGGCCGGGCTCATCGGCCTCGGCTCCATGGGCCGCCACCACGCCCGCGTCCTCGCCGGCCTGGAGGGCGTGGAACTGGTCGGCGTCGTCGACCCGATGGGCGACAAGAACGGCTGGGCGCAGGGCGCCCCCGTGCTGTCCACCGTCGAGGAGCTCATCGGCCTGGGCATCGACTACGCCGTCGTGGCCTGCCCCACCGGCCTGCACGAGGAGGTCGGCCTCCAGCTCGCCGACGCCGGTGTCTGCGCCCTGATCGAGAAGCCGCTGGCGGACACCGTCGAGGGCGCCCGCCGCCTCGTCGAGGCGTTCGAGTCCCGCGACCTGGTCGCGGGCGTCGGCCACATCGAGCGCTGCAACCCGGCCCTGCTCTCGCTCCGCGCCCGCCTGGAGGCCGGCGAGCTGGGCGACGTCTACCAGGTCGTCACCCGCCGCCAGGGCCCCTTCCCGCACCGCATCGCCGACGTCGGCGTGGTCAAGGACCTCGCCACCCACGACATCGACCTGACGGGCTGGGTCACCGGCCAGACGTACACCTCGATCGCCGCCCACACCGTCTCCAAGTCGGGCCGTCCGCACGAGGACATGGTCTCCGCCGTCGGCCAGCTCTCCGACGGCACGATGGTCAACCACCTGGTCAACTGGCTGAGCCCGCTCAAGGAGCGGTTCACCTCGGTCACCGGCGAGCGCGGCTGCTTCATCGCCGACACCCTCACCGCCGACCTCACCTTCCACTCCAACGCCGCGGTCACCACCGAATGGGAGGCGCTGCGCGCCTTCCGCGGGGTCTCCGAGGGCGACATGATCCGTTACGCCATCCCCAAGCGCGAGCCGTTGCTTGTCGAGCACGAGCTCTTCCGCGACGCTGTGCAGGGCAAGCCCGCCGACATCTGCACCTTGCGGCAGGGGCTTCGGACGGTCGAGGTGGCCGCGTCCGTCCTGGAATCCGCCACGACCGGTGTCACCGTCCGGTTCCCGGCTGTTCCGGAACAGATCCAGGGGTCGAAGAATTGA